TTTCGGCCAGAAATTTCGTAAAGGTGGTGTAATCGGCTTATCAGTAGTCTCTTTTGACTTAGGTAAGTTTGAACGCACTACCATCGACAATCCAGACGGAGGATTGGGGTATTTTAGCCCTACTTTTTTAAACTTAGGTTTAACTTATGCAAATGCTTTTGCTGCGGATAGAATCTTCGTTGGATTTACCGTAAAACTTGTTCATGAGGCTATTCCGGATGCTTCAGCCAGTGGAGTAGCTTTTGATGCCGGTGTGCAATATAGAAGTGAAAACGGAAAATGGAAAGTAGGTACGGCTCTTCGAAATGTTGGCCCTGAAATGGGCTATAAAGGAGACGGGTTAAACACTCGTGCTGCATTAGGTGGCTCTCAATCAACGTATTCCAATAGTGTTTCAACCCGAGCTGCTACGTTTCAACTTCCGGCAACGCTCTCATTAAGCACTTCATACGACTTCGTTTTTGCAGAAGACCATACGATTACTCCGCTCGTAACATTTATATCAAATTCTTTTTCAAAAGACCAATTCGGTTTGGGATTAGAATATAGGTTTAAAACCTATTTGATGTTAAGAGGTGCTTATCTATATGAAAATGGAATAACTTCATCTGAAAACAGAACTACGGTTTATACGGGTTTAGCTGCCGGCATTTCTACTGAAATTCCGTTTAAGGCGAGCAAGTCGGCTGCCGAAGATGCACCTAAATCCTCTTTTGGAGTGGACTACAGCTACCGAGCTACAAATCCATTTCAGGGCGTTCATACTTTTGGAGTTCGTCTGAACTTCTAATAACCGATAAAAATGTATTATGTTTGGGTTTTTACAGCTATAAAGCTTTAAAAACCCAACTTTTTTTAATTTAGAATTTTCTATATGATAAAAATAGGGCTTTTAGGGGCAGGACATTTGGGGAAAATACATCTGAAATTGCTAAAAAATATTCCTGATTTTGAAATAGTTGGCTTTTATGATTCAGACTCAGATGTTGGAAAATCAGTTTCAGAAGAGTACTTAGTTCCTTATTTTTCTGATTACGATTCGTTACTTGCCCAAGTTGATGCCTTAGATATTGTTACACCCACGATTTCCCACTTTGAATATGCCAAAAAAGCTATTCGAGAGTTTAAGCATATTTTCATAGAGAAACCTTTGACCCAGACACCAGAAGAAGGGAAAAAGTTGGTTATGTTGACTCAGGAAGCAAATATAAAAGCACAAGTGGGTCATGTAGAGCGGTTTAATCCGGCTTTTTTAGCCATCAAAGACAAATGCACCAAGCCAATGTTTATTGAGGGACATCGCTTGGCACAATGGAACCCACGCGGTACTGATGTTTCGGTGGTATTGGATTTAATGATTCATGACATTGATTTGGTAATTAGTGTTGTAAAGTCTCCCGTTAAGCGTGTTTTAGCTACCGGAGTACCTATCATAAGCCCAACACCGGATATTGCTAATGCACGAATAGAGTTTACAAATGGATGTGTAGCAAACCTAACAGCCTCTCGCATTTCATTAAAAAATATGCGTAAAATGCGCCTGTTCCAAAAAGATGCTTACATCTCAGTTGATTTCTTAGAAAAAAAATCAGAAATAATAAACCTGATTTCACCAAGTACCGAGACAGCGGCTGACCAAATTCGCTTCGACTTTGAAGTAGGAAACCAGAAAAAATCGCTGCTCTATAACCAACCCACAATAGAATCAGTAAACTCAATTCAATTAGAATTAGAAGCATTTGCAGACAGCATAAAAAATGATACTGAGCCAACAGTAACCATAGAGCAAGCCTACCAAGCGTTACTAACAGCCCAAATGATTATTGATAAGATGCCGAGTTATTCCCTCTAATGCGAAATATTGTAGGCTGTTTTTTGTGTATTTGGATAGCTCTGGACGGCTGTACATTCATTGACCACTTCAATGAAAAGCCGGCCTACATTGAAGTGAATAACGCCTATTATTTTTTAAACGCTCAAAAGAATGACACTGCTTCCCTTGCACTTAAAGATATTTGGGTTTATCAATACCCAAATATTCAAGGGATATATGAGCTACCGGCAAAATTTCCGGTTTTAAATGCAGATTCTAAGATGTATATCTTTCAGGGTGGAGTTTTTGAAAACGGGCTTTCAGCAATTCGCAGACCATATCCTTTTTGGAAGAATGATACTACTTACCTAAACCTTAGTCCAGGGTTAGTGCAGCAATACAATCCTAAATTTCATTATTATTCGGATTCAGTGCTGGTATTCCCGATTGCAGAAGACTTTGAAGGAGTTGGCGTAAAACTACAACATAATGGGAGCACAATGGATACAGTTTCTTTGCAATTATCCTCTACGGATGTGTATAGAGGCCAAAAAAGTGCGACTATGACATTTGATTCTACCCATCATCAGTTTTTGCAGATTTCTACCCAGCCGCTTACGTTGCCCACAGATAGAGAGGTTTGGTTAGAAGTAACCTTAAAGGGAGATGTTTATCTGGAAGTTGGCTTAGAATATCGTGGAACTACGATAGAGCGAGTAACTCCTTTTGCCGCATACGGTTATCCAGAACGCTGGAACACCGTGTTTTTTAACCTATCTCCATTAGCGACAAAAAATCCAGGAACCACTAAATACTTAATTTTAAAAGCTACCGGAGACGGAAAGGAACGGTTTTTGCGTTTAGATAATATCCGGATGATTCATGCAAAATAGTTGTGAAAAGAAGATTTAGCCAGTTTTTATATTACGTCTGTTCAGATTTTTTACTCTCCTATGGAGTCTGGTTAGTATTCTATGTATTTCGCAAAAAATATGTCGAAATAGAGCCAATTATCTTTACATCACGGGAGTTTATTTTGCCACTCATTATCAGCACTTTCTGGATTATATTGTATGCTATTGCCGGATTATATAGAGAAAATCTAAGACGTTCTCGCTTACGTGAACAAATTGCGTTGTTTCAAGTAGCTGTATTTGGAGTATTGATAATTTTTTTCTCTACATTTATTGATGACCATATTGCTGACGTTCGGGATTATCGCTACATATTTGGGTTCTATTTACTATTACAGTTTTTGGTGTTAGGTTTGGGGCGCATTATTATTTCTACCTACTTCAAAATCAGGCTTAAACGTGGCCTATCGGGCTATAGAACCGCTATAATAGGATCTTCAGAAGCTGCACTTTCGATATTACGAGATACACAAGATACCCGTAAATCATTGGGATTTGATGTTTTAGGTTATGTTTCCTTAAACGGTTTAGATTATCAGAATGCACCTTTGTTTGGAAAATTAAAAAGATTGGGAGAATTCAAAAACCTCGCTCAAATAGTCTCAAAAAGAAAAATTGAAGAAGCAATTATTGCCATGGATATTCACGACCATAATGCACTGTTGAATGCTATTAACGTATGCAATAAATTGAGTCTGAAAATATACGTTGTTCCGGATATGTATGATTATTTGATAGGGAATGTTAAAATGTCAAACCTATTTGGTACTCCGCTTATTGAGGTTTCTTCCAAAATGATGACCGCTGAAGAGCTATTTATCAAAAGGGTAATGGATATTGTTGTTGCATCTATGGTTTTAATATTGCTTTCTCCGGTTTATTTAGCCATTGCAATATTCGTTCGGTTAGGTTCGCCAGGGTCAATTTTTTATCGTCAAGAGCGAATTGGCCTAAACGGTGAGCCATTCAAAATCATTAAATTCAGGACAATGTATGTTGATGCAGAAAGGCATGGCCCATCTTTAGCTTACAAAGACGACCCACGAATTACCCCGATAGGAAAAATTTTACGTAAAACCCGTTTAGATGAGTTTCCGCAGTTTTGGAACGTCTTAAAAGGAGAAATGAGTTTGGTAGGCCCAAGGCCGGAACGCCAGTTTTACATAGACCAAATCGTCCAACGTGCCCCGCACTACTTACAATTACAACGAGTAAAACCCGGAATTACATCTTGGGGACAAGTAAAATATGGATACGCCGAAAACGTTGACCAAATGATAGAACGCCTGAAATATGACATCTTATATATCGAAAACAGATCATTATCACTGGATTTCAAGATTTTAGCTTATACAGTAATCACCATCATCGAAGGGAGAGGTAAATAATTCAACTTATGAAACAGTTCATTTTCTTTTTTTTATCCTTAGTCGGATTTTTGTATTCAGGCTTAATTTATGCCCAAAAGCCGGAAGACTTTGGCATTAAATCCAAAAAGTCATTGAACTTTTACTTGCAAGGAGAAACCCAAAAGCGATATAGAGCTTATGAAAGCGCAGCAGTTCTATATGAAGAAGCAGTGAAAATAGAGCCTACTTTTGTGCAAGCCCGTTTTTCTCTGGCAGAATGTTACTTTATCTTAGAAAAAACGCCCAAAGTACGCGAAAACCTCTCAATAGCATTTCATTATGCGCGCAACCAAAATTGCGTAAACTGTGCCTATTATATGGCTGATACATACATCAAAGAAGCAAATTATGACTCAGCAGCCTATTGGTATAGCCAATTTTTAAACCAACAAACTCCGGGAACCCCGCAATACATATCAATTGCCAAAAGAAGCCTTCCCTCTTGTAAATACGCCGCCGGCGCTATGAAGCACCCGATTGAATACAATCCCAAAAATATGGGACTTGCCGTAAATTCCGGTGGCCACGACTACCTCCCAAACTTAACAGCCGATGACGAACTGATTTTCTTCACATCCCGAAGAAATACCAATATTGGCGGCTTCAACAGAGAATTAAAGGATTATGCTGAAGACTTTTATTACTCAATTCGTAAAGACGGAGTTTGGCAGGAAGCCGTTAATTTAGGCCCTCCGGTAAATACCGAACTGAATGAAGGTTCAGCGAGCATTAGCCCAGATGCACAAACTGTTTATTTTACGATTTGCAACGCCCCAGGAGGCTTCGGCAGTTGCGATTTGTATTGGGCAGAAATGGAAGGAACTACCTGGAAAAATCCACAAAACCTTGGCAATAAGGTAAATTCCGCCGCTTGGGAGTCTCATCCCTCAATCTCGAATGACGGTAAAACATTGTATTTTTCATCCTCCCGACCGGGCGGAAAAGGTGGAGCAGACATCTGGTATGTAACCAAAACCTCAGACGGATGGTCAGATCCAATAAATATCGGTGAACCCATTAACACCCCCGGCGACGAATACAGCCCTTTTATCCACGCTGACGGACAAACACTGTACTTTTCCTCCAACACACATCTGGGAATGGGCGGCTTCGACTTATTTTTTAGTAAAAAAATGCCCGGCGGCAAATGGTCAAGCCCAAGGAACTTAGGATACCCACTCAATACCAGTGCAGATGAACGATCTATGTTTATCAATGCTGCCGGAAACAAAGGTTATATCAACGCTAACCGCCCAGATAGCTACGGGCAAACAGATTTGTATGAATTTGACTTAGATACAACCATCCGCCCAGAAAAAGCCACATTCCTACGCGGTTACGTCTATGACTCTTTGACCAAAAAACCACTGTACGTCCAAGTAACATTGATTAACTTGGCCACAGGGGATACCGTCAGACAAGTTCATTCAAACAAAACAACCGGCAAGTTTTTATTATCATTACCGCTAAATCAAGATTATGCCGCTTTTGTAGAAACTCCCGGTTACCTTTTTTATAGTAAAACCTTTCACCTGACGGCCAAAGAAGAATCTCGATATTTTGAGTTAGAAATTCCCTTACAACCAATTCAAGTTGGGGCTACCATAGTTTTAAACAATATTTTCTTTGAGACAGCTAAATATGACCTCTTACCCGCTTCATTTATTGAGCTGGGTAAAGTAGTTACATTCATGCAGAAAAATGCTCGTATGCGCGTACAATTACGCGGACATACAGATGCCATTGGCACAGATGCTGATAACCTCAAACTAAGCCAAAACAGAGCTAATTCAGTTCGTGAATACCTGATTTCCAAAGGAATAGAAAATAACCGTTTAGAAAGTATCGGACTTGGTGAAACCGTTCCAGTGGCTGATAACAATACCGAAGAAGGAAGAGCACTTAATAGAAGAACGGAATTTAGAATCTTATCAATCCAGTAAAAACAAACCCTATAGTCCGAAAAAATTCAAGCATTGACATTGAAAAAATATGTGCCTAAATTTGTGTGTTTTTATCGCAGATTTATGAAAACCCACTATTGGCGAATTAGCTTGTTTCTTGTTTGGGGATATATCATCGCCGGTTGCGATATCATAGATTTTCCCTATAAAGAGGCCACCCAAAACACAAACGTATTTACTTGTACAGATAGTTCAGGATTTTCTACTACCCGAAAAGTGTTGATAGAAGACTACACCGGATTTAAGTGCGGAAATTGCCCCGAAGCTGCCGATGTCGCTAAAACCATACTACATGAATACCCAAACAAAGTGGTCGTTATAGGCGTTCATGCAGGTGCTTTTGCTAAACCCGATAATAATCATACAACTGATTTTAGAACACCTGTTGGCACTGAATGGGATAACTTCTTTGGAGTAGGCGCAGCCGGAAACCCAAACGGCATGGTAAACCGAATAAAATGGAACAACGAAATGATAGTTCCCTATACTTTGTGGAGAGCAGCTACAGAACAATATCTGGCTAATTTACCATACATAGCTGGAATACAACTCTGCAAGCAATATAACGAAACCGAAAATAAACTTAAAGTTAAGGTAGATGTTAAATACACCATAAAAAGAGATACAGCCGACTTTTTGGGTGTTTACTTAATAGAAGACAGCGTTGTAGCCTACCAAAAAGATTATCGCTTAATAAATGCTGACGTGCCGGACTATGTCCATGAACACGTTTTACGGGCTGCCCTAAACAGCACTTGGGGAAGGCCCGTTACGAATGATGCTTCGGCAGAAATTGGCAAGATTTATACAAACACCTTTGAAATTGCTATAGATCCGGCTTGGCGCAGAAACCACCTGAAAGTAGTAGCTTTTTTGAGAAATAACTCCACACAGGAAATTATTCAAGTGGAGCAATACTAACTAATTACTAAATCTTATGTACAATGCTACTGTTTTTAGTTTGGCTGCTTCAAATCACACCTCCGTGGCCGATTTATAGCACAGAGGCAGATACCCCTTTTCCGAAGGTTGCCCGAGTAAAGTTTTTGTTTTTTAAACAGTATCACGACATTGGCCGTGCCTTCCCGGAGTGGGCTCCGGTGGGGGGGAAAGATCACTGGGTTCAGTTAGAAGGTATAGTAGCCGTTACAGCCCCACCTAAGTCAGAATGCGCTCATGTGAGCCATGAAGATTTTCCATTATTTCATTACACCCACGACTTAACTGTGAATGTACGCCCATTTGTTACTCCAGATAATCGAAATACGAATGTATTGGCTAATAAGGTTTTACCTAAAAAGAGCGATGCTGAGCTAAGTAAACTGTGGCGGCAGATTTATATTCACCAAGCTGCGTTACGTAAGCCACGAATTTTAAAGAAACCTACAAAAGCAGCATATCATACGTCAAGGTTAGCGTATTTTCGTCAGGAGTTATCTACGATTTGGGGAGATACAATGCGTTCTAACACAATTCATACAGAATGGGAAAATGGTTTGGGAGCAGCTAATTCGGGTAATATCTGTTCGGCTAAAAATAGGGTAGGGGAGAGCTGTGGTTTTGCAACCGCCGGCCACCAACGCGGAGACCCTATCTGGAACTGGCCAACTATGGGAGACTGGGTGCATTTAGAAGGGCTGTGGATATGGGATCGAGGCCACCCGCCGGCAGGAGCAGAACTTCACCCCCTTTGCTGGATGGTATCCAGAAGACACCACCCAGAACTGATATACAAACCAAATACCCAGCCGAGCTCAATGACTGTTTCGGAAATATTTTCCCGAAAAAGATCTCTACAGCAACTCTTAGCTGCAACTCCGCATGATACCAGATTTTATGCAGATATATCAAATCAACTAATTGAAACGCAGGTAGAATGGGAAAAAATCCAGCGATTATCTACGCCATTATGGGCTACCCGAATAGACCTTTTTGGGAGTGGAGACGGAGGTGCACTGCATAACAACCGCTCCGATGTCCCGAGTTTCGTCCGAAAAGTTCCCATACACAACCAAAATTATGAATTTACAATTCCGCTGTTAAAAAAGCCCCAGAACCCTCAAAATGTGGTTTGTACTTTTTTAAAACAACCCGGAAATACGTTTACGGCTGAACCAACGTGGAAACTTGTAGGAAAAGATTCTATCCAAATATTTATCCCATGGAAAACAAGCCACCAACCTGATACAGCAGTTTTTGCACAAACCTGCTTATGCTATGAGAATCATGGGGATACTATTTCTAAATCATTTTCAGAACAAACACCACAATCATTTAAAATCACAATAGACTCTTTGATTATCAATAAAGTACCGGATAGCGGAAAAGGAGATTTAAGAATGTATGCAGCTATTGGGAATCAGCATTTTATGTTAAATGAGTTTGTTCCGGTTCAAAATATTTTGGAAGACGGTTTAGGAAAAACCTCAAAAGCACAATACTTCATTGGTCAAACAGTTGAAATACACCTTTACCCGGAAGATAGCGTTTGGATACATACAACCGGCTGGGACGGAGACGGAATAGACCGAATGTTTGGCCACTTGTATGATTCAAATACCAAACTTAGCAAAGAACTGCTACGCCAGTTTAAACAAAAAATCCTAAATCCGTTTAAAATTGGCTTAAATGGCTGCCGCGATGACCCGATGGGAAGGATAAATCGCTTTTTTACAGCTAAACAATTGATGGAAAGCTCAAAATACAGAATCAGATCAAAAGTAATTCCCAATGACGACCCTTGCCCTATTGGCAATAATCAGCAATATGAAGGTATGTTTGAGCTGATATTGCATATTGAACCCGTTAGTATTGATAGTTCAAAAATTTGGGGGGTGGGAATTCCGCAATAAAATATTTCTTGAAACCAAAAAAAAGCTAATTTTGGCCGTTAAAAGATAGCTATATGCCTAAGATTACCATTGATGGCGTTGAGTATGAATACGAAGGGAAGCACAAGTTGCTCACGTTTGCGTTAGAGCACGGCGTTGAAATCCCATATTTTTGTTATCATCCTGCAATGTCCACACCTACTAACTGCCGTTTGTGTTTAGTAGATATTGGCCTTCCTGCTGTAGATCCAGTTACCCGCCAGCCTATTTTATTAGAAGACGGTAGCACTAAAATCAACTTTATGCCTAAGCCGACTGCCTCTTGCAACCAAGAGTTGCTACCCGGTATGGTTGTAAAGACACATAGAACTTCCGAAAAAATCGCTAAGGTACAGAAAAGCGTACTGGAATTTATATTAATCAACCACCCGCTTGATTGCCCGATATGCGACCAAGCCGGCGAATGCCCACTACAAATTAACACCTATAAATTTGGCCCAGAGGGTTCCCGTTTTGAGTTGGAAAAAGTACACAAACCCAAGAGAATCCAATTAGGTCCAAGGGTTATGTTGGATGCAGAACGATGTATTAACTGTACCCGATGTGTCCGTTTTACGAGAGAAATATCAGGTTCTCACCAATTATCAATAATTTCCCGTGGAGATAGAAACTATCCTGCTGCTGCACCGGGACAATCTTTTGATGATCCTTATTCGATGAATACGATAGACCTTTGTCCGGTAGGTGCTCTAACCAGTACTGCCTTCCGGTTTAAGGCACGCGTTTGGGAAATGAATTATACACCCACTATTTGCACCGGATGTAGCCGAAACTGTGCTACTGACGCTTGGCTTCGGGATAACGAAGTATTGCGCTACGTTCCACGTGAAAATAAACAAGTTAATCAATACTGGATGTGTGATGAAGGCCGCCTCGATATAGCTAAGTACAATGAAAAAAGGATTTCCGGTGCAAAACTTTCCGGCGAAACTGATGTTCAGATAGAAAAAGCCTACGAGGAAATAGCCAGCTTAGTCAAGGTAAATGCAAATAAAATTCTATTTATCGGTTCTGCATCTGCCTCAGTAGAGACTAACTACGTACTTAAAAAATTTGCTTCAGAACTTGGAGTTCATCATGTTTATTTTGTTAGATATACAGAACCCGGCTGGGGCGATAATTTCCTAAGAAAAGACGAACGTTCTCCAAACGTACAAGGCGCACTCTTAGCCGGCTTGACAGAGACAACTTTACAAGAATTAAACGAAAAACTTGGGCAGGTTCAACTTGCTTATATCGTTGAAGATAATGTTGTAGCTGAGATGTTTTTGAAGGCTGGGAAAAAAACTATTGTGCATTCCTCAAATTATCATCCACAATTTGCTAATGCAGCAGTAATACTACCGGCAGCTACTCACCTTGAATCACAAGGTCTGTTTATCAATGAAGCAGGGGCTGTTCAGCAAACTATAATAGCCAAAAGAATCAAGCAAATGACTCCTGAAATGTGGATAGCCTTGCCTAAGAGCCGTTTAGATGCGGGAGGCGTTGCCGTGGATAACTGGAGAGATCAAGCCCATGTGATTGACTGCTTGCCCTCGTGGCTAATGTTGGATGCAGTTGCGCATATTCTGGGTAAAAATCTACACGCAAGTACATATCAAAAGATACTGTCAGAATTAAAAAATCGCCACGAAATACTGAAGACATTCTCTGCTGGCCAAAAGCGCAAAGAATCATTCAAAATGAGCCAATTTGAATTTGCTATCAGGTAATTACCTGATAGCAAATTAGCTGCAAATTTTTTATATAGAATTTGCCTTGGGCTTAGTTATCGTAAAGTTAAAAATCAGATTTAGCAGCCAAAAATGCCGTTGGTAAAATGTTTTTCCGGCAGGGGTTTGCTGAAACGAATTTAAGTAACCTAATTCTATTGTGAATTTCGGAGAAAAACGAAATTGAAAAGCAGTAAAAACCCTGCTTTGGTCAAATACGTTATAGACGATATTTTTCCCTGCATTAAAAAATATTTCAGTACCGGTACGTAGCCGTAGTTCTCGGTTGTGTTCCAATTTTAAGATAGGAATTAAGAACTGTAATCTATACCGAAAGCGGAAATTGCCAAAATGAAATCCCGAAGCTAACGCTGTTTTATCAGCATTAGTATTTTGAAAGAAACGGCTTTCTACTTGGTATCTTTGCTCAATATTAAAGTATTTGAGTGGCTGTTTGTTGGTAAATCCAAAATATGGCCTTAGCTCTGAGATAGATATGTAATTAGCTAAGTGTGGGCTATTTGCAGATTGTAGAAACCAAGCGCCACCCACCATAGCTCCCCACGTTGAGTTAGGGAACGTATAATTTACATTGGTACGGATATAGGTTTGGTATTGCCGCATAGGTTGCCAAAAAAAACGTTCTCCGGTTTCAAATTGTGCTCCCCATTGTTTGGGAAAAGAAACGGCAAACATATACGTATTCCACGTCAGTTGCTGGTCAGATACCTGTTTCTGACCAAAAGACACTATTCCTATTCCCCAAAATAGCAAAAGTATTTTGGGGAATAAAACGCTCAGAAATGATTTAGGAACATATTTTAGTAAAGAAAACTGACAAGATGTTCCCATAAAATATTGCTGAGTAATCTTTTATCTAAAATGATAGTGAAAAATTACTGGAAAAGTCTATCCCTGTTCCCAATTTTTTATAGAAGAAAGCTGTCAGGTTGTCAGATCCCAGCCCGAGTTTTAAGGTATGTGCTATTTTTAAGGAGAAGAAAGAGCCTAAGGCAAGTCCGTTAAAGCCGCCATAGGAGGCAGCAGCTCCGATAGCAAAAATATCGTGAAAGTCATGGTTGTAGCCAACAGATACAAACGGGCGGGTTGTAGTCCCCGGAAGGTTTGTGAGACCCTGAGCATAAGTGATATAAACAGCATTAGCTATGCGTTCACCGTGTTTTCCATTGTCTCGTGGGTCTTTTATTTCGGCTTGAATGATAAATCTGGTGGATAGCGGCATTACGTACGAGTTATCTCCGGTTCGTTGCGGTTTAAAGATATACTGGATGGAGTCTCGAGATTCTTCGATACGTGGGTCTCCTAATAAATTACCTACAATCAAGCCTTCGTAAGCAAAAGTTCCTTTTTTGGCAAATACTCGTGCATCTTTGGTGTATTTTACTTCTCCGATGTCTAAGACGCTGGCGGCAATTTCAAGGTTTTTACCTAAATAGACCGTTCCGCCTAGGTCTATTCCCAGCCCATTTCCGCTAAAAGCAAGGGGGGAGAATTTTTTTAGGCCTGCAGCCCGAACGTTATAGTCTAAATCGAGTGTTACTAAGCGGCCGCTGGTATCCGTAAAAATGGAGGCTTGGGATTTTTTTACATAAACAGAGGCAATTCCCTGAATGTATTTTACTCGAAACCCGCCTCGAAGCCCTATTTTATTTTCGCTACCGATTAGCGGGAAAGCTGACCCGAAACAAAATTCTCGTGTATAACTCACGTCCATACGTAGTGGCCCTAAGTCGGTTTTAACCCCTGCAAACTGTTTATTTCCCCGCCATGCTAATTTAAGAAAGTTGTCCGAGTACGTAAAAGAAGCTCCAAACTTATCTACTGCCGTGAAGGAAAAGTCAAAGTTTTTTCCCTTTTTTGTGCTAAATTGAAATCCTAAACCTAAAACTTGATAGTCTTGGCCAACACCAAAGAGGTTTTCTTTCTTTAAGCTGCGGATAAATCTATCAATATCGGCAGATTCTAGGACTTTTCGATCATTTATGCGCTTTAAATCTTCATAATTTAAGGCGGTGTTTCCGGCATATAAGTAATAATTTGCGCCAATTTGAACCTTTTTATTGCCATGAATATCCATTTTGGAGGGGAAGTATCTGGCTATGTTTAAATCGCCATGATTAGAATACATCGTTGCGGTATTGTATTGCGCAAATACCTGACCAGTAACGCATAACAAGCAGATTATTAGATATGTGATTCTCATAGTTTGATGATTTTTATGGTGTATTAGTTACTATTTATTTTTAGGTTAAGGTCGCCTACTATTTGTATGGATATATTGTCATTTTTGGTGATTTTTACATAAGGAAATGACGGGTTCATGGTACGGAAAACTGCCTTAGGATAGATGTATTTAGTTTTATTTATAGAGGCTATTTTTTTGCTGTCTAAGTTAAATAGAATTAGTGCTGAATCGGGTGAGGTAGCTGTGTAGGATACCGGACTTACATTGGCACTGGGAATAACTACTCTTTCGGTAAAAAAGGAATCTATCAGTATTTTATTTCCATCTAAGAGATAAATCTGCATATCTGTTTGTATTGGCATTCCGTTAAGTACATACATCTTGATTTTTCCGGTTAGCGCGTTAGATTTGATGATATCTCCTTCGGTGTTTACTGCTGCAGTATCTGCAAAGCTAATTTTATGGATAGGCGCAATGCGTACATAGTTAATAGAAAAGTTGTCTAAACTAAATGATACATCAAGGCCGGCATCATTCCGAATCACGATAGGTGAGTTAATAGCGTCATTACTAATATCTTGTGCCCATAAGTTTATTCGATTGGGGATAAGTTTTCCGGAAATATCTATTGCTTTAGTAGAAAATGTTTGGCCTTTAGGTAAATTTTGCGTAAGGTGGAATTTGAAAATAGTATCCGTATTGGTCGTGTCGGTTGCAAATATCTTTACTCCGGAATTTATCGTTAGCGGTAGGTTGTTTTTTACTTTGATAAAGTAGCTTCCGGTTAGCACTTTGAGGTCAATAAATGAATCTGATAAAGTATAGCGATACGGTCCTGCAATCGGAACATAATTCGCTGGTAGATTTGGGTAAGAACCGGGGGGCTGCAATCCCACATCAGCCGA
The sequence above is drawn from the Bacteroidia bacterium genome and encodes:
- a CDS encoding DUF2490 domain-containing protein; this encodes MGTSCQFSLLKYVPKSFLSVLFPKILLLFWGIGIVSFGQKQVSDQQLTWNTYMFAVSFPKQWGAQFETGERFFWQPMRQYQTYIRTNVNYTFPNSTWGAMVGGAWFLQSANSPHLANYISISELRPYFGFTNKQPLKYFNIEQRYQVESRFFQNTNADKTALASGFHFGNFRFRYRLQFLIPILKLEHNRELRLRTGTEIFFNAGKNIVYNVFDQSRVFTAFQFRFSPKFTIELGYLNSFQQTPAGKTFYQRHFWLLNLIFNFTITKPKANSI
- a CDS encoding (2Fe-2S)-binding protein, translated to MPKITIDGVEYEYEGKHKLLTFALEHGVEIPYFCYHPAMSTPTNCRLCLVDIGLPAVDPVTRQPILLEDGSTKINFMPKPTASCNQELLPGMVVKTHRTSEKIAKVQKSVLEFILINHPLDCPICDQAGECPLQINTYKFGPEGSRFELEKVHKPKRIQLGPRVMLDAERCINCTRCVRFTREISGSHQLSIISRGDRNYPAAAPGQSFDDPYSMNTIDLCPVGALTSTAFRFKARVWEMNYTPTICTGCSRNCATDAWLRDNEVLRYVPRENKQVNQYWMCDEGRLDIAKYNEKRISGAKLSGETDVQIEKAYEEIASLVKVNANKILFIGSASASVETNYVLKKFASELGVHHVYFVRYTEPGWGDNFLRKDERSPNVQGALLAGLTETTLQELNEKLGQVQLAYIVEDNVVAEMFLKAGKKTIVHSSNYHPQFANAAVILPAATHLESQGLFINEAGAVQQTIIAKRIKQMTPEMWIALPKSRLDAGGVAVDNWRDQAHVIDCLPSWLMLDAVAHILGKNLHASTYQKILSELKNRHEILKTFSAGQKRKESFKMSQFEFAIR
- a CDS encoding DUF5723 family protein — its product is MRITYLIICLLCVTGQVFAQYNTATMYSNHGDLNIARYFPSKMDIHGNKKVQIGANYYLYAGNTALNYEDLKRINDRKVLESADIDRFIRSLKKENLFGVGQDYQVLGLGFQFSTKKGKNFDFSFTAVDKFGASFTYSDNFLKLAWRGNKQFAGVKTDLGPLRMDVSYTREFCFGSAFPLIGSENKIGLRGGFRVKYIQGIASVYVKKSQASIFTDTSGRLVTLDLDYNVRAAGLKKFSPLAFSGNGLGIDLGGTVYLGKNLEIAASVLDIGEVKYTKDARVFAKKGTFAYEGLIVGNLLGDPRIEESRDSIQYIFKPQRTGDNSYVMPLSTRFIIQAEIKDPRDNGKHGERIANAVYITYAQGLTNLPGTTTRPFVSVGYNHDFHDIFAIGAAASYGGFNGLALGSFFSLKIAHTLKLGLGSDNLTAFFYKKLGTGIDFSSNFSLSF